A single genomic interval of Spirosoma linguale DSM 74 harbors:
- a CDS encoding Parallel beta-helix repeat protein (SMART: Parallel beta-helix repeat~KEGG: scl:sce0710 hypothetical protein) — protein sequence MKPLVFTYILSVIFTGCIHGIVCGQNTSANTCDYTITKSGLYKNGTMGVLPGQTVCIKAGTYTNLHFSDFVGTAEKPIRFINYGGKVTVSADKAPAGIQFYYSKYFILSGSGSSDLEYGILVEKTGTGGQAVRAENKSSDCEIDHIEIAGSGFAGIMVKTDPTCDSTTWRQNLVIRNVKVHHNYIHDTDSEGIYIGSSFWNEGYKMVCGGQTKLIYPHNIYGLEIHHNRIERTGTEGLQYAAAPDADVHHNTVSDPGLKPFAAFQNNGVQLGGGVGGNFYNNQVFNAPAVGLTIVGNGGNTQIYNNLIVNSKVNAIFCDNRPGTQANTPIVFANNTLVDSGEEAIKLYNETNNNLVINNIIARVGKGRRYITFAQGATAEMTSNFMTSDIDSAGFMNPAEGNFRLKNDSKLIDSGLSRTGNFINLDLDNNRRPIGRQIDIGAYEYHPLTDQLITIYPSPCDDQLSLWSTELIRQVKIFTITGKQVFLLDSAPSESINVPVKALAAGLYVLQAETTSGSISKRFLKR from the coding sequence ATGAAACCACTAGTATTTACTTACATATTATCGGTGATTTTTACTGGATGCATACACGGTATTGTATGTGGCCAGAATACGTCGGCCAATACATGTGATTATACTATAACCAAAAGTGGGCTTTACAAAAATGGCACCATGGGCGTTTTGCCGGGCCAAACCGTATGTATTAAGGCAGGCACCTACACCAACTTACATTTCAGTGACTTTGTAGGCACAGCTGAGAAACCAATTCGGTTTATAAACTACGGGGGTAAAGTGACTGTCAGTGCGGATAAGGCTCCGGCGGGTATACAGTTCTACTATTCAAAGTACTTCATTCTGTCCGGTTCGGGCTCCTCAGATCTTGAGTACGGTATACTGGTTGAAAAAACCGGTACGGGCGGCCAGGCCGTTCGGGCAGAAAACAAAAGCTCCGACTGCGAAATTGACCATATCGAAATTGCCGGTTCCGGATTTGCCGGTATCATGGTCAAGACAGACCCCACCTGCGATTCAACAACCTGGCGTCAAAACCTGGTTATACGGAACGTGAAAGTGCACCACAATTACATTCATGATACAGACAGCGAAGGCATTTATATTGGCAGCTCGTTCTGGAATGAAGGCTATAAGATGGTATGTGGGGGTCAGACAAAGCTCATTTACCCGCATAATATTTATGGCCTCGAAATTCACCATAATCGAATAGAAAGAACGGGAACGGAGGGACTTCAGTACGCTGCTGCGCCGGATGCCGATGTCCATCATAATACGGTTAGTGACCCCGGCCTGAAGCCATTTGCCGCTTTTCAGAACAACGGCGTACAACTTGGCGGGGGTGTAGGCGGCAATTTCTACAACAATCAGGTTTTCAACGCCCCAGCGGTGGGCCTAACCATTGTTGGCAATGGGGGTAACACGCAGATATACAACAACCTGATCGTAAACAGTAAAGTCAATGCGATCTTTTGCGACAACCGGCCCGGCACCCAGGCCAACACGCCCATTGTCTTTGCCAACAACACCCTCGTCGACTCGGGCGAGGAAGCAATCAAGCTGTACAACGAAACCAACAATAACCTTGTCATCAATAATATTATCGCCAGGGTTGGCAAAGGGCGTCGGTATATCACATTTGCTCAGGGCGCTACCGCTGAGATGACCAGCAACTTCATGACCTCAGATATTGATTCGGCTGGATTTATGAACCCTGCCGAAGGAAATTTCCGCTTGAAGAATGACTCAAAGCTGATTGACTCCGGCCTTAGCCGTACGGGTAATTTTATTAATCTGGACCTTGACAATAACCGTCGGCCAATAGGTCGGCAGATTGACATTGGTGCCTACGAATACCACCCGCTTACCGATCAGCTAATAACCATTTACCCCTCTCCCTGCGATGATCAGCTTTCGCTCTGGTCGACGGAGCTTATTCGGCAGGTAAAAATATTCACCATCACCGGCAAGCAGGTCTTTCTGCTCGATTCTGCGCCATCAGAATCGATCAACGTACCGGTAAAGGCATTAGCGGCCGGCCTGTATGTTTTACAGGCCGAAACCACCTCAGGCTCCATATCAAAACGATTCCTTAAACGATGA
- a CDS encoding glycosyl transferase family 2 (PFAM: glycosyl transferase family 2~KEGG: ade:Adeh_2456 glycosyl transferase family protein), translated as MTIALSLLTLLFFLTAVETIYLLVFTMAGRFGHLQAPPVNPNPVAKRMAVLIPAYKEDAVITDTAEQALKQDYPRDAYDVIVIADSLQQDTLDKLAALPITVVEVSFDVSTKAKALNATMSKLSAAYDVAVILDADNVMATNFLTHINAAFNGGWKAVQGHRVAKNTNTSVAILDAVSEEINTYILRRGHRALGLSGSLMGSGMAFDYTLFKQYMGQINTTGGFDKELEMRLIHDHHRIDYIDEALCYDEKVQSGAVFERQRARWIAAQLKYLRRNLPSGIVQLLKGNLDYFDKVFQTMFLPRVILLGFLTIGTGAALVLQDSNLLMLAGGQLLILLLTFYIATPNELLALITWKEISQIPGLFFRFLRSITRLGEASKKFINTPHSTTSTAINEG; from the coding sequence ATGACTATTGCCCTTAGCTTATTAACTCTACTTTTCTTTTTGACGGCTGTTGAAACGATCTACCTGCTCGTTTTCACGATGGCCGGCCGGTTCGGACACCTGCAAGCCCCTCCGGTAAATCCAAATCCTGTCGCCAAGCGGATGGCCGTGCTGATTCCGGCCTATAAGGAAGATGCCGTTATTACCGACACAGCCGAACAGGCCCTCAAACAGGATTATCCGCGTGATGCCTACGATGTTATTGTCATTGCCGATTCACTCCAGCAAGATACGCTCGACAAACTAGCCGCCCTGCCTATTACGGTTGTTGAGGTAAGTTTTGACGTTTCGACGAAAGCCAAGGCGCTGAATGCGACCATGAGTAAGCTCAGTGCCGCGTACGATGTGGCCGTCATTCTGGACGCCGACAATGTGATGGCCACCAACTTCCTGACCCATATCAATGCCGCATTCAACGGCGGCTGGAAAGCGGTACAAGGCCACCGGGTAGCTAAAAACACCAATACCAGCGTGGCTATTCTGGATGCCGTCAGTGAAGAAATCAACACCTACATACTCCGTCGTGGCCACCGGGCCCTGGGGCTGTCGGGTAGTTTGATGGGCTCCGGTATGGCGTTTGACTATACCTTATTCAAGCAGTATATGGGTCAGATTAACACTACAGGCGGATTCGATAAAGAACTGGAAATGCGGCTCATCCACGACCACCACCGGATCGACTACATCGATGAGGCCTTGTGTTACGACGAGAAAGTACAAAGCGGGGCCGTATTTGAACGGCAACGGGCCCGGTGGATTGCCGCTCAGCTCAAGTACCTGCGCCGTAACCTGCCCTCGGGCATCGTTCAGTTACTGAAAGGCAATCTGGATTACTTCGATAAGGTTTTCCAGACCATGTTTTTACCCCGGGTAATTCTGCTGGGCTTCCTCACCATTGGTACGGGTGCAGCGCTTGTCTTGCAGGATTCCAACCTGCTTATGCTCGCGGGAGGGCAGCTCCTGATTCTCTTACTTACCTTTTACATCGCCACGCCGAATGAGCTGCTGGCCCTGATCACCTGGAAAGAAATAAGCCAGATTCCCGGTTTGTTCTTCCGCTTTTTACGGTCGATAACCCGCCTGGGCGAAGCAAGCAAGAAGTTTATCAATACCCCTCATTCAACCACAAGTACAGCCATAAACGAAGGATGA
- a CDS encoding hypothetical protein (KEGG: dat:HRM2_19860 TuaH), with product MQDRNFIICISQTSWEGVFQKTIVQLMTELAPRHRVLFVDYQYTLKDWIMGLLGRVQVPLLEAVRLKNPLNRKTLANGAQLYLWTPPVSLPVNWMPDRWHDRFMKWNANRMLKSLRKVIPLIDNQPPLVVNAFNPVWGLPMLGKLNEKATIYYCFDEITIESWIARHGGRCEKEYLPKVDAVVTTSVTLRSAKSKLQPRAFCVKNGANYDLFSQARELALTTDRSRPIVGYLGTADNRIDLDLVEYCLQALPQVTFQFIGRITDEIVTQRLGGYPNVEFIKPVPPAELVPLMARLHVGIIPFNCSEHTYTIYPLKINEYLAAGIPVVSTRFSILDDFDKVVDFVNEPAAFVEVLKKALAGVSDERVEEFIETAASNSWVHRAEEFEGIMQQVFNAKLPQHITPVGQI from the coding sequence ATGCAAGACAGGAACTTCATCATTTGTATAAGTCAAACGTCCTGGGAAGGGGTCTTCCAGAAGACGATCGTTCAACTCATGACTGAGCTGGCTCCCCGACATCGGGTCCTGTTTGTTGACTATCAATACACCCTAAAAGACTGGATCATGGGACTGCTGGGACGTGTGCAGGTTCCTCTCCTGGAAGCTGTCCGGCTCAAGAACCCCCTCAACCGTAAGACCCTGGCCAACGGTGCTCAGCTCTATCTATGGACACCCCCCGTCAGCCTGCCCGTCAACTGGATGCCTGACCGCTGGCATGATCGCTTCATGAAGTGGAACGCCAACCGGATGCTCAAAAGCCTCCGCAAAGTGATCCCCCTGATTGACAACCAGCCCCCGCTGGTCGTTAACGCCTTCAACCCCGTTTGGGGACTGCCCATGCTGGGAAAGCTCAACGAAAAGGCTACCATCTATTACTGCTTCGACGAGATAACGATCGAATCATGGATTGCCCGGCACGGTGGCCGTTGCGAGAAGGAATACCTGCCTAAGGTTGATGCCGTTGTGACCACCTCCGTGACCCTGCGCTCGGCCAAAAGCAAGCTTCAGCCCAGGGCTTTCTGTGTGAAGAACGGTGCCAACTATGACCTCTTCAGCCAGGCCCGTGAGCTGGCCCTGACCACCGACCGTAGCCGCCCGATCGTGGGCTATCTGGGCACGGCCGACAACCGCATCGACCTCGATCTGGTGGAATACTGCCTGCAGGCCCTGCCCCAGGTGACCTTCCAGTTCATTGGCCGCATCACCGACGAGATCGTTACCCAGCGGCTGGGTGGTTATCCTAATGTAGAGTTTATCAAACCCGTACCACCCGCCGAGCTGGTGCCCCTGATGGCCCGTCTGCACGTAGGCATCATTCCGTTCAACTGTAGTGAGCATACGTATACGATCTATCCTCTGAAGATCAACGAATATCTGGCTGCGGGCATCCCCGTCGTGTCTACACGATTCTCCATCCTGGACGACTTCGATAAGGTGGTTGACTTCGTCAATGAACCGGCTGCGTTTGTGGAGGTCCTTAAGAAGGCACTGGCGGGTGTGAGTGACGAGCGGGTTGAGGAGTTTATCGAAACGGCGGCCTCCAACTCGTGGGTACACCGGGCCGAAGAGTTTGAAGGCATCATGCAACAGGTGTTCAATGCCAAATTACCCCAACATATTACGCCCGTCGGGCAGATTTAG
- a CDS encoding response regulator receiver protein (PFAM: response regulator receiver~SMART: response regulator receiver~KEGG: bph:Bphy_3057 two component transcriptional regulator) has translation MNYNFSSLAPASSTILLVDEDRFIAGILRQTLQAEFTIKYVSNGMEAMHWLEQGNSPALIITELKMAQLDGRKLIRLIRDSTFLSHLPIIVLSDSDDSNTRIECLESGADGYLVKPFNPLEVKAKVRAILRRSTIEKTSVKHFPERLTTTQWILPSAS, from the coding sequence ATGAACTATAACTTTTCCTCTCTGGCTCCGGCTTCATCAACCATCTTACTCGTCGATGAAGATCGTTTTATCGCAGGTATCCTCCGTCAAACCCTACAGGCCGAATTTACCATCAAGTATGTGTCGAATGGCATGGAGGCCATGCACTGGCTTGAGCAGGGTAACTCGCCTGCACTCATTATTACCGAGCTGAAAATGGCACAGCTGGATGGCCGTAAACTGATCCGGCTCATTAGAGACAGTACGTTCCTGAGCCATCTGCCCATCATTGTTCTGTCGGATAGTGATGATAGTAATACGCGCATTGAATGCCTTGAGAGTGGGGCCGACGGGTATCTGGTGAAACCCTTCAACCCACTGGAAGTGAAAGCAAAAGTCCGCGCAATTCTGCGTCGTTCTACCATTGAAAAGACTTCCGTGAAGCATTTCCCCGAACGACTGACGACTACTCAGTGGATCTTGCCATCTGCCAGCTAG
- a CDS encoding glycosyl transferase family 2 (PFAM: glycosyl transferase family 2~KEGG: gme:Gmet_2884 glycosyl transferase family protein) produces the protein MLPLRLFYTYLLFSSKTQSTNLPDIMQPLVSIITVNYDQPEVTSQLLRSLQQIDYPNTEVFVVDNGSPNRGIDSLISEFPDTHFIKSTKNLGFAGGNNLAIEHCKGKYLLFLNNDTEVAPDFLQPLVDCLETQPNAGMASPKIKFFHEENMIQYAGSGKMNPYTGRSFFVGNRQVDQGQFDTTQLTPFIHGAAMLISRKVLQTSGLMDDEFFLYYEEFDWCARAQRDGFTTWYVAESVVWHKESVSTGKYSPLKLYYLTRNRLYFMRRNFPLAQKLMFLSFFTLVSVPKNSLSFLLTRRFDYLNAFWSGLMWNITRKSSLL, from the coding sequence TTGCTGCCCTTGCGGCTTTTCTACACCTACCTGCTCTTTTCGTCGAAAACGCAGAGCACGAATCTGCCAGACATTATGCAACCTTTAGTATCCATAATTACTGTTAACTACGATCAGCCCGAGGTGACCAGCCAATTGCTCAGGTCGCTCCAGCAGATTGACTACCCCAATACCGAAGTGTTCGTGGTTGACAATGGTAGTCCTAACCGGGGTATCGACTCGCTAATCAGTGAATTTCCAGATACACACTTTATAAAAAGCACGAAAAATCTGGGGTTTGCCGGTGGCAACAATCTGGCGATAGAACATTGTAAAGGAAAGTATCTGCTCTTTCTGAACAATGATACCGAGGTCGCACCCGATTTTTTACAGCCGCTGGTCGACTGTCTTGAAACGCAGCCTAACGCGGGCATGGCCAGTCCTAAAATAAAGTTCTTTCACGAAGAAAACATGATCCAGTATGCAGGTTCGGGCAAAATGAATCCCTATACAGGACGTAGCTTTTTTGTAGGAAACCGGCAGGTCGACCAGGGGCAGTTTGACACAACCCAGCTAACCCCTTTCATCCACGGGGCGGCCATGCTGATCTCCCGTAAAGTACTGCAAACCAGCGGGCTGATGGATGATGAATTCTTTCTTTATTATGAAGAATTCGACTGGTGTGCCCGTGCTCAGCGCGACGGATTTACAACCTGGTACGTAGCCGAATCCGTAGTCTGGCACAAAGAGTCTGTATCAACGGGCAAGTACAGCCCTTTAAAGCTGTATTACCTGACCCGTAACCGGCTGTATTTCATGCGCCGAAACTTTCCTCTTGCTCAAAAATTGATGTTTCTCAGCTTCTTCACGCTGGTTTCAGTTCCCAAAAACTCACTCTCATTTCTATTGACTCGTCGCTTCGACTACCTGAATGCATTTTGGAGCGGCCTGATGTGGAATATCACCCGGAAATCCTCTTTGTTATGA
- a CDS encoding sugar transferase (PFAM: sugar transferase~KEGG: rle:RL3820 putative exopolysaccharide production protein): MKTYGISLTKSKFLIVYLDSDTAIPASFIETFSPQATIICFSSAEMAWGWIQVGNRADLVIANVDVGGLSVLEKLRLSKIVPAPPVILITKIITSQLQDKARRLTALDVFSIISDIDKLTMRVDYLIQKQAYLHSAARWENVDLPELKIPIWKRVLDVTVSLTVLIMLSPILLVAAILVYIDHPGPVFYSSKRVGKNYKVFDMYKFRSMRPNADKLLADMSAHNIYGTAEASPTDSTRCENCVRAGIPCQQPLFLKEKMICEREYVNAKKAKAMFSKFRNDPRVTRIGSFLRNSSIDELPQLFNILRGDMSLVGNRPLPIYEAERLTTSGHVQRFAAPAGLTGLWQVTKRGKSKGVMSDQERIQLDIQYAEKFSFKTDMTIMLRTVTAVFQQENV; this comes from the coding sequence ATGAAAACGTACGGAATTTCGCTAACGAAGAGTAAGTTCCTGATCGTTTACCTGGATTCAGATACGGCCATTCCGGCTTCTTTTATTGAAACATTCAGTCCACAGGCAACCATTATCTGCTTTAGCAGTGCAGAAATGGCCTGGGGCTGGATTCAAGTCGGCAACCGTGCAGATTTGGTAATCGCCAATGTTGACGTGGGCGGACTTTCAGTATTGGAAAAGCTACGCTTATCGAAAATTGTGCCCGCACCACCAGTTATTCTGATCACTAAAATAATAACGTCGCAACTTCAGGATAAAGCTCGTCGGCTGACAGCTCTGGATGTCTTTTCTATCATATCAGACATCGACAAGCTCACCATGCGTGTCGACTACCTGATTCAGAAACAAGCGTATCTGCATTCTGCCGCCCGCTGGGAAAATGTAGACCTGCCCGAACTAAAAATACCGATCTGGAAGCGGGTGCTGGACGTGACTGTCTCGCTGACCGTTCTGATTATGCTATCGCCCATCCTGCTGGTAGCGGCAATCCTGGTCTACATCGACCATCCCGGCCCGGTTTTTTACAGCTCAAAACGAGTGGGTAAGAACTACAAGGTTTTTGATATGTACAAGTTCCGCAGTATGCGTCCCAACGCCGATAAACTCCTGGCCGACATGTCGGCCCACAATATCTACGGCACGGCAGAAGCTTCGCCAACCGACAGTACACGGTGCGAAAACTGCGTTCGGGCGGGCATTCCGTGTCAGCAACCACTTTTTCTGAAAGAAAAGATGATCTGCGAGCGGGAATACGTCAACGCCAAGAAGGCAAAGGCCATGTTCAGCAAGTTTCGGAATGACCCCCGGGTTACGCGGATTGGCAGTTTCCTGCGCAACAGTAGCATTGACGAACTTCCGCAACTGTTTAATATTCTGCGGGGTGATATGTCGTTGGTGGGCAATCGTCCATTACCGATCTACGAAGCCGAACGGCTTACCACATCCGGCCACGTACAGCGCTTTGCGGCACCCGCCGGGTTAACGGGCCTCTGGCAGGTTACCAAACGAGGAAAATCGAAAGGGGTGATGTCAGACCAGGAACGCATCCAGCTCGATATTCAGTACGCAGAGAAGTTTTCATTCAAAACGGATATGACCATTATGCTCCGCACCGTAACGGCCGTATTTCAACAGGAGAACGTATAA